A window of Halanaerobiales bacterium contains these coding sequences:
- a CDS encoding DUF4342 domain-containing protein produces the protein MEKLEKIDIIKKRLDVSYNEANQALEDCDGDVVAALIHLEENMETGEKQDTEKKYEKEKMNVMGNELMDKLREIIKEGNVKKITVKNDKGESILEIPVTAGVVGLVLFPYIGILGGMAAMLKEYKLEITKEKEKQEEEDLN, from the coding sequence ATGGAAAAATTAGAAAAGATTGATATTATAAAAAAACGATTGGATGTTAGTTATAATGAAGCCAATCAGGCTTTAGAGGATTGTGATGGAGATGTCGTTGCAGCTTTAATTCATTTAGAAGAAAATATGGAAACTGGTGAAAAACAGGATACTGAAAAAAAATATGAAAAAGAAAAAATGAATGTAATGGGAAATGAATTAATGGACAAGTTAAGAGAAATAATTAAAGAAGGTAACGTAAAAAAAATTACAGTTAAGAATGATAAGGGAGAATCGATTCTTGAAATACCTGTAACTGCAGGAGTGGTTGGTCTGGTTTTATTTCCCTATATAGGAATTTTAGGTGGTATGGCTGCTATGTTGAAAGAATATAAATTAGAAATAACAAAAGAAAAAGAAAAACAAGAAGAGGAAGATTTAAATTAA
- the recO gene encoding DNA repair protein RecO, which translates to MATFETEGIILKHFDLGESDKIITFYTRDKGKVRAVANGVRKAKSRISGLVLPFSYNEIKIYQGKSLAKINHIENIYSFPELRENLLKMAYASYVAEISTKTGQEDKPNELFFSLILKTFYNIRNTDKNDTEKLDLINITFKGKLLEILGFKPEFMSCVKCDKKINPSKSNTFSISHGGLVCDNCLQNEEEYNFYISGESLVILRYLLGENKTLPKNLRISENAFQIINKLIDQFIIYHLDINIKSEKFLHMIKNLG; encoded by the coding sequence ATGGCCACTTTTGAAACAGAAGGTATAATATTAAAACATTTTGATCTCGGTGAGTCAGATAAAATAATAACCTTTTATACCCGAGATAAAGGAAAAGTAAGGGCTGTAGCCAATGGAGTTCGTAAAGCAAAAAGTAGAATTTCTGGATTAGTTTTGCCTTTTAGTTATAATGAAATAAAAATATATCAGGGCAAATCTTTAGCTAAAATTAATCATATTGAAAACATATACTCTTTTCCTGAATTGCGTGAAAACCTTTTAAAAATGGCATATGCTTCATATGTCGCAGAAATATCTACAAAAACTGGACAGGAAGATAAACCGAATGAATTGTTTTTTTCACTTATTTTAAAAACATTTTATAATATTAGAAATACAGATAAAAATGATACTGAAAAATTGGATTTAATTAATATTACTTTTAAAGGGAAATTACTTGAAATTTTGGGTTTTAAACCGGAATTTATGAGTTGTGTTAAATGTGATAAAAAAATTAATCCTTCTAAATCTAATACTTTTAGTATATCTCATGGTGGACTTGTTTGTGATAATTGTTTACAAAATGAAGAAGAGTATAACTTTTATATATCTGGAGAATCTTTAGTTATCTTAAGATATCTCCTTGGTGAAAATAAAACACTACCTAAAAATTTAAGAATATCTGAAAATGCATTTCAGATAATTAACAAACTAATAGACCAATTTATTATTTATCACCTTGATATAAACATTAAATCAGAAAAATTTTTACATATGATCAAAAACTTAGGTTAA
- a CDS encoding glycine--tRNA ligase subunit alpha: MNFQEIIQRLNKFWGEQNCVIEQPYDIEVGAGTMSPSTFLRSLGPEEWNTAYVQPCRRPQDGRYGDNPYRMQRYFQYQVIMKPSPDNIQQLFLDSLSALGIDSKKHDIRFVEDNWEAPTLGAWGLGWEVWLDGMEITQFTYFQQVGGFEAKPVTVEITYGLERLAMYLQKVDEVYEIEWVEGVKYGDIYYNNEVEQSEYNFEIASIDFLQKQFDMFEKEAKKIIDKELALPAYDYTLKCSHVFNLLDGRGAVSVSERANYIKRVRKLAHECAKVYLNK, from the coding sequence ATGAACTTTCAAGAAATAATACAGCGTTTAAACAAATTTTGGGGTGAACAAAATTGTGTAATCGAACAACCTTATGATATTGAGGTTGGAGCTGGAACAATGAGCCCTTCTACATTTTTACGTTCTCTGGGCCCTGAAGAATGGAATACTGCTTATGTTCAACCCTGTAGAAGACCACAGGATGGTAGATATGGAGATAATCCCTATAGAATGCAGAGATATTTTCAGTATCAGGTAATAATGAAACCTTCACCTGATAATATACAACAGCTGTTTTTGGATAGTCTTTCCGCACTAGGAATTGATTCAAAAAAACATGATATTCGTTTTGTTGAAGACAACTGGGAAGCTCCTACATTAGGAGCCTGGGGTCTTGGTTGGGAAGTCTGGTTGGATGGTATGGAAATAACTCAATTTACATATTTTCAACAGGTAGGTGGTTTTGAAGCTAAACCAGTTACTGTAGAAATTACTTATGGACTTGAAAGACTTGCTATGTATTTGCAAAAAGTAGATGAGGTTTATGAGATTGAATGGGTAGAAGGAGTAAAATATGGTGATATTTATTATAATAATGAAGTAGAGCAATCTGAATATAATTTTGAAATTGCAAGTATAGATTTTTTACAAAAGCAATTTGATATGTTTGAAAAGGAAGCTAAAAAGATAATTGATAAAGAACTGGCATTGCCTGCTTATGATTATACTCTTAAGTGTTCACATGTATTTAATCTTTTGGATGGAAGAGGAGCAGTTAGTGTAAGTGAGAGGGCTAATTATATAAAACGAGTTAGAAAATTAGCTCATGAATGTGCTAAAGTTTATCTGAATAAATAA